The sequence below is a genomic window from Thioclava nitratireducens.
GAAAAGATATGAAAAAATGTACCCGAACAAAAAGTTCGGAATGTCTTATGTTAATCGCCTAAACTTTTTTGCCGACGCTCCGCCATCGGGCGGAACTGCGCGCTTCAAGGGGGCGTTGAGCGGACGAATATTTCAGACGTGACAGCCGTCACCATTCGTTCAATCCGGAGGTTTTTTCAGTCATGCCCGCCCGTCTCATCGTCGTGTCCAACCGCATTCCCTCCGAGGCGACGCCCTCGGGTGGGCTCGTGGTGGCGCTCCACGAGGCGCTGCGCGAAAAGGGCGGCATCTGGATCGGCGCGCATCCCGAGGTCGGGTCCGAAGAGCCCGCCCTCATCGATATGGGGGGCACCCAATACGACAAGCTCGCCTTCCGTCTGACCGAGGAAGACCGCGAGGCCTATTACCTCGGCTTCGCCAATTCCGTGCTCTGGCCGATCGCGCATCACCGCACCGATCTGGTCGAGATCAATCGCAGCTTCGACGAGGGCTACCTGCGGGTGAACCGCCGCATCGCGCAGCAGATGGCCGAGGTGATCTCGCCCGAAGATCACATCTGGATTCACGACTACCATTTCTTCCCGTTGGCCGAGGAGCTGCGCAGCCTCGGCGTAACCAATCGCATCGGCTTTTTCCTTCACATCCCTTTCCCCAACATCACCGATCTCGACGTGTTGCCCGATCCGCCCGCCTTCGCGCGCTGGCTGGCGCATTACGATCTCGTCGGGTTGCAGACGCGGGCCGACGTGGCGCGCTGTCTCGAGATGTTCCGCGCCGATCCGAGGGCAGAAATGTTGCCTGACGGCGCGATCAAATTCGGCGCGCAGGAGGTATCCGTCCGGTCCTTTCCGATCGGTATCTCGGCTGAGAGTTTCGCCCGGGCGGCGCAGGACTGCGCGCCGCCGCCCGCGCACGAATTGTTCGGAGACGCCTATGTCATCGGCGTCGACCGGCTCGACTACTCCAAGGGGT
It includes:
- a CDS encoding alpha,alpha-trehalose-phosphate synthase (UDP-forming); protein product: MPARLIVVSNRIPSEATPSGGLVVALHEALREKGGIWIGAHPEVGSEEPALIDMGGTQYDKLAFRLTEEDREAYYLGFANSVLWPIAHHRTDLVEINRSFDEGYLRVNRRIAQQMAEVISPEDHIWIHDYHFFPLAEELRSLGVTNRIGFFLHIPFPNITDLDVLPDPPAFARWLAHYDLVGLQTRADVARCLEMFRADPRAEMLPDGAIKFGAQEVSVRSFPIGISAESFARAAQDCAPPPAHELFGDAYVIGVDRLDYSKGLPQRFRAFERYLESYDTGPRASLVQIAPPSRESVRAYQEITADLQQIAGQVNGRFGEVHWAPIRFLHRPVPRDEIAGLLRGARAALVTPLADGMNLVAKEYVAAQDPEDPGVLVLSRFAGAAEDMTEALLVNPHDVDETAAAIRRALTMPLEERQARHTACLKVVEATDTRIWARSFLNRLAACTPALRITGRAAEWLRDEEEGREFDPGAHRSISKEEV